In one Pseudarthrobacter sp. NBSH8 genomic region, the following are encoded:
- a CDS encoding ABC transporter permease, giving the protein MTDTQTSRVRTTAGTKGVTFGGVLRSEWIKLFSLMSTRILLFLTLVAIVGVGALAVLIRFSFLDEMARRARDQGQALTPEMMAQSFPPGSGFDLYNLPNAGLQIGILVLGSLAVLFISSEYATGMIRSTMDAVPRRTPVFVAKAILLAVISYVITTIAAVATFLIAMPVFQGLGMDLAWSTDGVLYSIFTGGLYVAGVALIGLSLGALLRNSAGGITVLVGLFFVVSIAASFMAFIPGDFWKYVPQYLPSDAGGRFLSIGHTDGVIDPWQGGLIFLGYVLLFLVPAMIVLKKRDV; this is encoded by the coding sequence ATGACTGATACCCAAACTTCCCGTGTCCGCACCACCGCTGGCACCAAGGGGGTGACGTTCGGCGGTGTCCTGCGGTCCGAATGGATCAAGCTGTTCTCCCTGATGTCCACCCGCATCCTGCTGTTCCTGACGCTGGTGGCGATTGTCGGCGTCGGAGCCCTTGCCGTACTGATCCGGTTCTCCTTCCTGGACGAAATGGCCCGGCGGGCGCGGGACCAGGGCCAGGCCCTGACGCCCGAAATGATGGCGCAGTCCTTCCCGCCGGGATCTGGTTTTGACCTGTACAACCTGCCCAATGCCGGCCTGCAGATCGGCATTCTGGTCCTGGGCTCGCTGGCCGTCCTGTTCATCTCTTCCGAATACGCCACGGGCATGATCCGTTCCACCATGGACGCCGTCCCGCGTCGCACGCCGGTCTTTGTGGCCAAGGCAATCCTGCTCGCCGTGATCTCCTACGTCATCACCACCATCGCCGCAGTGGCCACGTTCCTGATTGCCATGCCGGTTTTCCAGGGCCTGGGCATGGACCTGGCCTGGTCCACGGACGGCGTGCTGTACAGCATCTTCACGGGCGGACTCTACGTTGCCGGCGTGGCCTTGATCGGCCTCTCACTCGGCGCGCTGCTCCGCAACTCCGCCGGCGGCATCACCGTGCTGGTGGGCCTGTTCTTCGTGGTGTCCATCGCGGCAAGCTTTATGGCCTTCATCCCGGGTGACTTCTGGAAGTACGTGCCCCAGTACCTCCCCAGCGACGCCGGCGGACGGTTCCTGTCCATTGGCCACACCGACGGCGTCATCGATCCCTGGCAGGGCGGCCTGATTTTCCTGGGCTACGTTCTGCTGTTTCTGGTTCCGGCCATGATCGTGCTCAAGAAACGCGACGTCTAG
- a CDS encoding ABC transporter ATP-binding protein: MIEATGLSKVYGSKTAVDGVSFTVKAGQVTGFLGPNGAGKSTTMRMIMGLDRPTSGTVTVNGLHYADHPAPLHEVGALLDAKAVHTSRSAYNHLRAMAATHNIPTSRVHEVIEMTGLEAVARKKAGGFSLGMGQRLGIANALLGDPQTLILDEPVNGLDPEGVLWVRNLVRYLAGEGKTVFLSSHLMSEMAQTADHLIVIGRGKIIADAPVQDIIAGTRQVKTLVRTSAATQLSALLSGDGVTVDQGQPETLEVTGLDARQIAQVALDNRVLVYELTPQQSSLEDAYFDLTKDEVEYHSHLTGGPGSESAPETAPATAGK; this comes from the coding sequence ATGATTGAGGCAACAGGCCTGTCCAAGGTCTACGGCAGCAAAACGGCGGTTGACGGCGTCAGCTTCACCGTCAAGGCAGGGCAAGTAACGGGCTTCCTAGGTCCGAACGGAGCCGGCAAATCCACCACCATGCGCATGATCATGGGACTGGACCGCCCGACGTCGGGCACGGTGACAGTCAACGGCCTGCACTACGCCGACCACCCGGCCCCCCTGCACGAGGTCGGAGCGCTGCTGGACGCCAAAGCGGTTCACACCAGCCGCAGCGCCTACAACCACCTGCGGGCCATGGCGGCGACGCACAACATCCCCACATCCCGGGTACATGAAGTCATCGAGATGACCGGTTTGGAGGCCGTGGCCCGGAAGAAGGCAGGCGGCTTCTCGCTGGGCATGGGGCAGCGCCTGGGCATTGCCAACGCGCTCTTGGGCGATCCTCAGACCCTGATCCTGGACGAGCCGGTCAACGGCCTCGATCCGGAAGGTGTGTTGTGGGTCCGCAACCTGGTCCGCTACCTTGCCGGAGAGGGCAAGACCGTCTTCCTGTCCTCACACCTCATGAGCGAGATGGCCCAGACAGCAGATCACCTGATCGTGATCGGCCGCGGAAAAATTATTGCGGACGCCCCCGTGCAGGACATCATTGCGGGCACCCGTCAGGTCAAGACCCTGGTCCGCACATCCGCGGCCACCCAGCTGTCAGCCCTGCTGTCCGGCGATGGCGTGACGGTGGATCAGGGCCAGCCCGAAACCCTGGAAGTGACGGGCCTGGACGCGCGGCAGATCGCCCAGGTGGCACTGGACAACCGGGTCCTCGTCTACGAGCTCACCCCGCAGCAGTCGTCTCTGGAAGACGCCTACTTCGATCTCACCAAGGACGAAGTGGAATACCACTCACACCTGACCGGTGGACCCGGCAGCGAGTCCGCTCCGGAAACCGCCCCGGCAACGGCAGGAAAGTAA
- a CDS encoding bifunctional phosphatase PAP2/diacylglycerol kinase family protein has protein sequence MYRVWRKAPGLISRLDRYLVRGVASFPGGNHDTFFRRLSASATHGKLWMVAAAIMAAFPGKPRRAAMHGLIAQAVASAVTNVVFKTLLPRARPLPEHLPVFRFVHPQPTSSSMPSGHSASAIAFALGAGMVKPVVGAALAPVALGVAYSRVHTGAHWPSDVFFGSAIGAGAALVTRKWWPVRPPFPGVSRTETEAPTLPGGEGLSIVVNTLGGSFTEQTADALQEVFPKAYIKTVQLGESLVEAIQATASHPDTRALGVWGGDGTVGTAAAAAVQRSLPLLVLPGGTLNHFARDTGTGNLNDAVAAATAGEAARADVGVVTVERGLAGNPERADLIMLNTASIGLYPNLVRRREQLQPALGKPLAGVAAMFRTFAAGTPTALTVDGVRHKLWIAYIGRGRYYPRDHAPLSRPVLDDGVLDVRMITADESFARLRLLWSVLTGTVSTSRITHLREAREVRIESEGSPMALAVDGEALAGVRSVRIRVEPRALTYYSPRT, from the coding sequence ATGTACAGAGTGTGGCGCAAAGCACCCGGGTTGATCAGCCGACTTGACCGGTATCTCGTCCGCGGTGTGGCGTCGTTCCCGGGCGGGAACCACGATACGTTTTTCCGCCGCCTCTCGGCGTCCGCCACTCACGGCAAACTGTGGATGGTGGCAGCGGCGATCATGGCCGCGTTTCCCGGCAAGCCCCGGAGGGCCGCCATGCACGGGCTGATCGCCCAAGCGGTGGCATCAGCGGTGACCAATGTGGTGTTCAAGACGCTGCTTCCGCGGGCACGGCCGCTCCCGGAGCATCTGCCGGTTTTCCGGTTCGTCCACCCGCAGCCCACCAGCTCATCCATGCCATCGGGGCATTCGGCCTCGGCTATTGCCTTCGCGCTCGGCGCCGGGATGGTCAAGCCGGTGGTCGGTGCGGCACTTGCGCCGGTGGCACTGGGGGTGGCCTACTCGCGGGTCCATACCGGCGCCCATTGGCCATCGGATGTGTTCTTCGGTTCGGCGATCGGCGCAGGGGCGGCGCTGGTGACCCGCAAGTGGTGGCCAGTCCGCCCACCGTTTCCCGGTGTGTCCCGCACCGAAACCGAAGCCCCCACGCTGCCCGGCGGTGAAGGCCTCAGCATCGTGGTGAATACCCTTGGCGGCTCGTTTACGGAACAGACAGCGGACGCCCTCCAGGAAGTATTCCCCAAAGCGTATATAAAAACGGTCCAGCTAGGTGAGAGTTTGGTCGAGGCTATCCAGGCCACCGCTTCCCACCCGGATACCCGTGCCCTGGGTGTCTGGGGCGGAGACGGAACCGTTGGCACCGCGGCCGCGGCAGCCGTCCAACGTTCCCTTCCCCTGCTGGTGCTCCCGGGCGGGACCCTTAACCACTTCGCCCGGGACACGGGAACTGGCAACCTTAACGACGCTGTGGCAGCCGCGACCGCAGGTGAAGCGGCCCGCGCCGACGTCGGCGTTGTGACCGTGGAGCGCGGGCTGGCGGGCAACCCGGAGAGAGCTGACCTGATCATGCTGAACACCGCCAGCATCGGCCTCTACCCCAACCTCGTCCGGCGCAGGGAGCAGCTGCAGCCGGCCCTCGGCAAACCGCTGGCCGGCGTTGCGGCAATGTTCCGGACCTTCGCCGCAGGGACGCCCACCGCCTTGACCGTGGACGGTGTCCGGCACAAACTCTGGATCGCGTACATCGGCCGCGGCCGCTACTACCCCCGGGACCACGCGCCCTTGTCGCGGCCCGTGCTGGACGACGGCGTCCTGGATGTCCGGATGATCACCGCCGACGAATCCTTTGCCCGGCTCCGGCTCCTGTGGTCGGTGCTGACCGGCACGGTGTCGACGTCCCGGATCACCCACCTGCGGGAAGCCAGAGAGGTCCGGATTGAGTCGGAAGGCTCCCCCATGGCGCTGGCGGTCGACGGCGAAGCACTGGCCGGCGTGCGAAGCGTCCGGATCCGGGTGGAACCGCGCGCCCTGACGTACTACTCGCCCCGCACCTAA
- a CDS encoding MFS transporter encodes MSINTSTTAGPSLRAAAAATFVVFGVNGFVFASWAARIPAVTETLHLTSGQMGALLLCIAVGSLLALPTAGLVVGKIGTANAVRAGGLLSALAGVGIALSLSAESVPGTAVALFFFGIGVGLWDVSQNIEGADVEHKLRRTIMPQFHAAFSGGAFLGALIGAGLSTIGVGLPLHLLAIAGAVVVVALVAPRYFLPHIAHALPVEGEPQTVKGPSAWRDSRTLLIGVVVLGATLTEGAGNDWLAKATVDGLGASESTGALMFALFVLAMTAMRLFGGRAIDIHGRVVVLRASMAAAAAGLCVFVLAGNIWLAGVGAALWGVGAAMAFPMGMSAAADDPKHAAARVSVVSTLGYVSFLAGPPLLGYLGDLTGIHLALLAILAPIVVALLLAGAARPLSSK; translated from the coding sequence ATGAGCATCAACACCAGCACGACGGCCGGGCCGTCCCTAAGGGCAGCCGCGGCCGCCACTTTCGTGGTCTTCGGTGTCAACGGCTTTGTTTTTGCCAGCTGGGCCGCCAGAATCCCCGCCGTCACCGAGACGCTGCACCTGACCTCCGGCCAGATGGGCGCGCTTCTGCTGTGTATTGCCGTCGGCTCACTGCTGGCCCTTCCGACGGCGGGACTTGTGGTGGGGAAGATCGGCACCGCCAACGCGGTGCGAGCAGGCGGTTTGCTGTCAGCCCTGGCCGGGGTGGGCATTGCACTGTCATTGTCGGCGGAATCGGTGCCGGGCACTGCCGTTGCGCTGTTCTTCTTCGGCATCGGCGTCGGGCTGTGGGACGTTTCCCAGAACATTGAAGGGGCAGACGTCGAGCACAAGCTTCGGCGCACCATCATGCCGCAGTTCCATGCGGCCTTCAGCGGCGGGGCCTTTCTGGGGGCGCTGATCGGCGCGGGCCTGTCAACGATCGGTGTTGGCCTGCCGTTGCACCTGCTGGCCATCGCCGGCGCGGTGGTGGTAGTGGCCCTCGTGGCGCCCCGCTACTTCCTCCCGCACATAGCTCACGCCCTTCCGGTGGAAGGTGAGCCGCAGACCGTCAAGGGGCCGTCTGCCTGGCGGGACAGCCGCACCCTGCTGATCGGCGTTGTGGTCCTGGGTGCAACACTCACTGAAGGGGCCGGAAACGACTGGCTCGCCAAGGCCACCGTAGACGGACTGGGTGCCTCGGAATCGACCGGTGCCCTGATGTTCGCCTTGTTTGTGCTGGCGATGACAGCCATGCGGCTTTTCGGCGGCCGCGCGATCGACATCCACGGACGTGTTGTGGTGCTCCGGGCTAGCATGGCCGCCGCGGCTGCAGGCCTGTGCGTGTTTGTGCTCGCAGGGAACATCTGGCTGGCCGGTGTTGGTGCTGCCCTGTGGGGTGTGGGCGCCGCGATGGCGTTCCCCATGGGAATGTCCGCTGCTGCCGACGATCCGAAGCACGCTGCCGCGAGGGTTTCGGTTGTCTCCACCCTGGGGTACGTTTCCTTCCTCGCCGGCCCGCCCTTGCTGGGCTACCTGGGTGACCTCACGGGAATCCATCTGGCACTCTTGGCGATCCTCGCACCGATCGTGGTGGCATTGCTCCTCGCCGGAGCCGCGAGGCCCCTGTCCTCCAAGTAG
- a CDS encoding DeoR/GlpR family DNA-binding transcription regulator codes for MKTEERHRLIGELLRRKTEVSVEELTLACDASGATIRRDLELLAAHGVLRRVHGGATSLIAGGENPGYGQRELEDQAVKVRIAVAVAGLLGAREHVWLDSGTTATEIARVLRGRELTLMPMSMRSLTTVTDGDPHAGQRPALLLPGGSLVPGELSFQGPLAQANIRSLRFDTAVVTPCALNLKDGLLAHDLEDAAVKRAGLESAARVIVACAGAKWNATAMALVAPLDAVHVIVTDKDLSADELALLNKLSVEVVKA; via the coding sequence ATGAAGACCGAAGAGCGGCACCGCCTGATTGGGGAGCTGCTGCGCCGTAAAACCGAGGTCTCGGTGGAAGAGCTGACCCTGGCGTGCGACGCATCGGGCGCCACCATCCGGCGGGACCTTGAGCTGCTCGCAGCGCATGGCGTCCTTCGCCGGGTCCACGGCGGTGCTACGAGCCTTATTGCCGGCGGCGAAAACCCCGGCTACGGCCAGCGCGAACTCGAAGACCAGGCCGTGAAGGTCAGGATCGCCGTCGCTGTGGCCGGCCTGCTGGGAGCGCGCGAACATGTGTGGCTGGACAGCGGCACGACAGCCACGGAAATTGCCCGTGTCCTCCGCGGGCGCGAACTGACGCTAATGCCCATGTCCATGCGCTCCCTGACAACGGTCACAGATGGCGACCCGCATGCCGGCCAGCGTCCTGCCCTGCTGCTCCCCGGCGGAAGCCTGGTACCCGGCGAGCTGTCGTTCCAGGGGCCGCTCGCGCAAGCCAACATCCGGTCCCTGCGCTTCGACACGGCAGTGGTCACGCCCTGCGCCTTGAACCTAAAGGACGGCCTCCTGGCCCATGATCTCGAGGACGCCGCAGTGAAGCGGGCTGGCCTTGAATCGGCGGCGCGGGTAATTGTTGCCTGCGCCGGTGCCAAATGGAATGCCACCGCGATGGCACTGGTTGCCCCCTTGGACGCAGTGCACGTGATAGTCACGGACAAAGACCTGAGTGCGGACGAACTCGCACTCCTCAACAAGCTGTCGGTGGAAGTAGTCAAAGCATGA
- a CDS encoding ABC-F family ATP-binding cassette domain-containing protein, producing the protein MAHIDISGIDYFLSDGTHLLNGVTFKVPDGTKTALIGPNGTGKTTLFRIISGDLVPDEGVIGRSGNMGIMRQFVGQVRDESTVRDLLVSAAPPALAAAAKEVDSAELAMVEHDDEPTQMRYAQAIVDWGDAGGYDVETVWDEVCMAALGLPFDRAQHRPASSLSGGEQKRLVLEALFAGPDELLLLDEPDNYLDVPGKRWLEDKLNESKKTVFFISHDRELLNNAAGRIVTLEPGINGAGAWVHGGGFGSYVDARADRNARFEELRKRWDEEHAKLKELVNMYKNKAAFRSDMANRYQAAQTRLAKFLEAGPPEALPIEQNVRMRLKGGRTAKRAVVAEKLELTGLMKPFSTEVWFGDRVGVLGSNGTGKSHFLRLLATGGTDPEREHLPVSEVDIAEVPHEGTVKLGARIRPGFFAQTHVRPDLLGKTLLEILHRGDEHRSGLGREAAAGALDGYGLASQSEQKYESLSGGQQARFQILLLQLSGATLLLLDEPTDNLDLHSAEALEKAIDHFEGTVLAVTHDRWFARTFDRFLVFGSDGRVYESPEPVWDEKRVERAR; encoded by the coding sequence GTGGCCCACATAGACATTTCCGGTATTGACTACTTCCTTTCCGATGGCACCCACCTGCTCAACGGCGTGACCTTCAAGGTCCCGGACGGTACCAAAACAGCCCTGATCGGCCCCAACGGCACCGGCAAGACCACCCTCTTCCGGATCATTTCCGGCGACCTTGTTCCGGATGAAGGTGTGATCGGGCGCTCCGGAAACATGGGCATCATGCGCCAGTTCGTCGGCCAGGTCAGGGATGAATCCACGGTCCGCGACCTGCTCGTTTCCGCCGCCCCGCCGGCCCTGGCCGCCGCGGCCAAGGAAGTGGACTCAGCTGAGCTCGCGATGGTGGAGCACGACGACGAGCCCACCCAGATGCGGTACGCCCAGGCGATCGTGGACTGGGGAGACGCAGGAGGCTATGACGTCGAAACCGTCTGGGACGAGGTCTGCATGGCCGCCCTCGGACTGCCCTTCGACCGTGCGCAGCACCGCCCGGCGTCGAGCCTTTCCGGCGGCGAGCAGAAGCGCCTGGTACTGGAGGCCCTGTTTGCCGGCCCCGACGAGCTGCTCCTTCTCGATGAGCCGGACAACTACCTGGACGTGCCGGGCAAGCGCTGGCTTGAGGACAAGCTCAACGAGTCCAAAAAAACTGTTTTCTTCATCAGCCACGACCGCGAGCTGCTAAACAATGCGGCCGGACGCATCGTGACCCTCGAACCGGGTATCAATGGCGCAGGTGCCTGGGTGCACGGCGGCGGCTTTGGCTCCTACGTTGACGCCCGCGCCGACCGGAACGCCCGCTTCGAGGAGCTCCGCAAGCGTTGGGACGAGGAGCACGCGAAGCTCAAGGAACTCGTCAACATGTACAAGAATAAGGCGGCCTTCCGCTCCGACATGGCCAACCGCTACCAGGCCGCCCAGACGCGCCTGGCCAAGTTCCTCGAGGCCGGGCCGCCCGAGGCACTGCCGATCGAACAGAACGTGCGCATGCGGCTGAAGGGCGGCCGGACCGCCAAGCGAGCTGTCGTGGCTGAGAAACTGGAACTGACCGGGCTGATGAAGCCGTTCTCCACCGAGGTGTGGTTCGGGGACCGCGTGGGTGTGCTCGGCTCCAACGGCACCGGCAAGAGCCATTTCCTGCGGCTGCTCGCCACGGGCGGGACGGACCCCGAACGCGAGCACCTCCCCGTGTCCGAAGTCGATATTGCCGAAGTGCCGCACGAAGGCACCGTTAAACTCGGCGCCCGCATCCGGCCCGGCTTCTTCGCCCAGACCCACGTCCGGCCCGACCTCTTGGGCAAGACCCTGCTGGAGATCCTGCACCGCGGCGACGAGCACCGGTCCGGTCTGGGACGTGAGGCCGCCGCCGGCGCCCTGGACGGCTACGGACTTGCATCGCAGTCGGAGCAGAAGTACGAGTCCCTCTCCGGCGGCCAGCAGGCGCGGTTCCAGATCCTGCTGCTGCAGCTCTCCGGCGCCACGCTCCTGCTGTTGGATGAACCCACGGACAACCTGGACCTCCATTCGGCCGAGGCTCTGGAAAAGGCGATCGACCACTTCGAGGGAACCGTCCTGGCTGTTACCCACGACCGCTGGTTCGCCCGCACCTTCGACCGGTTCCTGGTGTTCGGTTCCGACGGCCGCGTCTACGAGTCCCCCGAGCCCGTGTGGGACGAAAAGCGGGTTGAGCGCGCCCGCTAA
- a CDS encoding penicillin-binding transpeptidase domain-containing protein: MGNSKKLSLAIAGLILGASLVACDDGRGGAESAAKQFASALSTLDVGSIAFDGKDSGVAKQQVQDIFKALDPDKPTVAAGELTLDGDTAAVPLNYTWKIGAGEWKYTVSAQFTKSGDKWLTVWNPATLVPGLGDSEILSKGTQSPQRADILGAGDAKLVTYRPVVNVGIDRLLLGSADVAASATKLAELVGVDPATYAHQVAASGPEAFVRAITLRDEGRTVTDAQITAISGARAIPEVQPLAPSRTFARAVLGTVGEVTAEQIEASGGVLTAGDVTGVGGLQQQYDAQLRGTDAVVIRAQRADLTSEQIRAAGTDPRRVVFEMAPTPGTPLKTTLDPNLQALAESTLAGVGPASAIVALRPSTGAVLAAASGPGSNGYNTAMLGQYAPGSTFKIIDSLAMLRNGLTPDSKVECTPTLTVDGRTFKNAEGYPESSLGSVPLRDAFAHSCNTAFIAARDTVTQAQLEAAAVAMGVAVEAPALGAVAFLGSVPGEAAGTERAASMIGQGKVLLSPLAAAIMAGSVGKGSPVSPQLVLNPDGATAKDTSGAATADADAGAPSSTVTPEAPSKASGQPITAAEAAALSDMMRAVVTSGHAGFLSTVPGAPVGAKTGTAEFGNENPPKTHAWIVAVHGDLAVAVFVEDGGLGATTSGPLLKQFLTAAG; the protein is encoded by the coding sequence GTGGGGAACTCAAAAAAACTGTCACTTGCCATAGCTGGACTCATCCTCGGCGCCTCCCTGGTTGCCTGCGACGACGGCAGAGGGGGTGCCGAGAGCGCCGCCAAGCAGTTTGCGTCCGCGCTTTCCACGCTCGACGTCGGCTCGATCGCCTTTGATGGCAAGGACTCCGGGGTGGCCAAACAACAGGTCCAGGACATCTTCAAGGCGCTGGATCCGGACAAGCCCACTGTGGCGGCTGGCGAGCTCACGCTGGACGGCGACACTGCGGCCGTTCCGCTGAACTACACGTGGAAAATCGGCGCCGGCGAGTGGAAATACACGGTCTCCGCACAGTTCACGAAGTCCGGGGACAAATGGCTGACCGTCTGGAACCCGGCCACATTGGTCCCGGGGCTCGGCGACAGCGAAATCCTCAGCAAGGGCACGCAGTCGCCGCAGCGCGCCGACATCCTTGGAGCCGGTGACGCGAAACTTGTCACGTACCGGCCCGTGGTGAACGTGGGGATTGACAGGCTGCTTCTGGGATCCGCGGACGTCGCCGCGTCGGCCACCAAGCTCGCCGAACTGGTGGGCGTGGATCCCGCCACCTATGCCCATCAGGTTGCGGCCTCCGGTCCGGAGGCGTTCGTCCGGGCCATCACCCTCCGTGACGAGGGCCGCACTGTCACCGACGCGCAGATCACGGCCATTTCTGGTGCCCGCGCCATCCCCGAAGTCCAGCCGCTGGCGCCCAGCCGCACGTTCGCGAGGGCAGTCCTCGGCACCGTGGGAGAGGTCACGGCGGAACAGATCGAGGCGTCTGGCGGCGTTCTGACCGCCGGAGACGTGACCGGCGTCGGCGGCCTCCAGCAGCAGTACGACGCACAACTCCGCGGCACAGATGCCGTGGTGATCCGTGCGCAGCGGGCCGACCTGACCAGCGAACAGATCCGGGCCGCAGGGACAGATCCCCGCAGGGTGGTGTTCGAGATGGCCCCGACCCCGGGCACGCCTTTGAAAACCACACTGGATCCAAACCTCCAGGCACTGGCCGAGAGCACCCTTGCGGGTGTGGGCCCGGCGTCGGCCATCGTGGCGCTCCGCCCGTCCACTGGCGCGGTTCTCGCGGCGGCCTCCGGCCCGGGAAGCAACGGCTACAACACCGCAATGCTGGGCCAGTACGCGCCCGGGTCAACGTTCAAGATCATCGACTCGCTCGCCATGCTCCGCAACGGCCTGACACCCGATTCGAAGGTGGAGTGCACACCCACCCTCACCGTGGACGGCCGCACGTTCAAGAACGCGGAAGGCTACCCGGAATCCTCACTGGGATCGGTGCCACTCCGCGACGCCTTTGCCCACTCGTGCAACACGGCGTTCATCGCTGCGCGGGACACGGTCACGCAGGCCCAGCTTGAGGCCGCCGCCGTCGCCATGGGCGTGGCCGTGGAGGCCCCCGCGCTGGGCGCCGTGGCGTTCCTGGGATCCGTTCCGGGCGAGGCTGCCGGCACCGAACGTGCCGCCTCGATGATCGGCCAGGGCAAGGTGCTCCTGTCCCCGCTGGCGGCGGCCATCATGGCCGGCTCCGTGGGCAAGGGATCCCCCGTCTCACCGCAGCTGGTCCTGAACCCAGACGGCGCAACTGCCAAAGACACCTCCGGCGCGGCGACGGCGGACGCGGACGCGGGTGCGCCGTCGTCGACCGTTACGCCCGAGGCGCCGTCCAAGGCGTCCGGCCAGCCGATCACTGCCGCTGAGGCCGCGGCGCTGTCCGACATGATGCGGGCAGTGGTGACGTCCGGCCACGCCGGCTTCCTGTCGACCGTTCCGGGCGCGCCGGTGGGCGCCAAGACCGGCACGGCGGAGTTCGGCAACGAGAACCCGCCCAAGACGCACGCCTGGATTGTGGCTGTCCACGGTGACCTGGCCGTGGCCGTCTTTGTTGAGGACGGCGGCCTTGGAGCCACCACGTCCGGGCCTCTGCTCAAGCAGTTCCTTACCGCCGCCGGCTAA
- a CDS encoding NAD(P)/FAD-dependent oxidoreductase, producing MPDVAVVGSGPNGLAAAAVMARAGLSVEVHEAAATIGGGTRTAELMQPGHFHDICSAVHPMALASPFFRDFELARRIDLVVPELSFGSPLDGGRAALGYHSIERTVQGLGRDGDAYRRLLGPLVDRIGGVMDLTQHQLLRIPRDPLVAALFGLRTLEQGSRLWNSRFKEDLAPALLSGVAAHAVSQLPSLASAGAGLMLTALAHTEGWPVPLGGSASIAAALEADIRAHGGVIHAGAPIESLQQLGGARAALLDVAPRGLLAIAGDKLPGRYRQALETFRYGNGSCKVDFILSGPVPWAARELRDAGTVHVGGTRAELASAENDVSAGRHPERPYVLVAQPSRFDTGRAPAGRQILWAYCHVPAGSTRDMGGAVTAQLERFAPGFRDVVVQRHVTTAAELASYNRNYVGGDFSAGIMDVRGLVQRPVVSRVPWRTPVPGVYLCSSSTPPGPGVTGMPGYFAAKYALKDIFGLEVPPLGV from the coding sequence ATGCCTGACGTCGCCGTCGTTGGGTCCGGACCCAACGGGCTGGCCGCAGCTGCCGTGATGGCGCGCGCCGGCCTCTCCGTTGAAGTCCACGAGGCGGCGGCCACCATCGGCGGTGGCACCCGCACCGCCGAACTGATGCAGCCGGGCCACTTCCATGACATCTGCTCGGCCGTGCACCCCATGGCACTGGCGTCCCCCTTCTTCCGTGACTTCGAGCTGGCACGCCGGATAGACCTGGTGGTGCCGGAGCTTTCGTTCGGATCACCGCTCGACGGCGGACGGGCGGCCCTCGGCTACCACAGCATCGAACGGACGGTCCAGGGCCTGGGCAGGGACGGCGACGCCTACCGCAGGCTCCTCGGCCCGCTCGTTGATCGCATTGGCGGCGTGATGGATCTGACGCAGCACCAGCTGCTCAGAATTCCCCGGGATCCCCTGGTGGCCGCACTCTTCGGGCTGCGGACGCTGGAGCAGGGATCGCGGCTGTGGAACTCCCGGTTTAAGGAGGACCTTGCGCCTGCTCTGCTCAGCGGCGTTGCTGCCCACGCGGTATCGCAGCTGCCCTCGCTGGCGTCCGCCGGTGCCGGGCTTATGCTCACCGCACTGGCCCACACCGAAGGCTGGCCGGTTCCGCTGGGCGGATCGGCCTCCATCGCTGCCGCGCTGGAAGCCGACATCCGTGCCCACGGCGGAGTGATCCACGCGGGGGCGCCGATCGAGAGCCTCCAACAACTAGGCGGCGCGCGGGCCGCTCTGCTGGATGTGGCCCCCCGGGGTCTGCTGGCCATTGCTGGCGACAAGCTCCCGGGCAGGTATAGGCAAGCCCTGGAGACGTTCCGCTATGGGAATGGCTCCTGCAAGGTGGACTTCATCCTGTCCGGTCCCGTTCCGTGGGCGGCACGGGAATTGCGTGACGCCGGCACGGTGCACGTCGGCGGCACGCGCGCGGAGCTGGCGAGTGCGGAGAATGACGTGTCCGCCGGAAGGCACCCGGAGCGGCCGTACGTGCTGGTGGCCCAGCCATCGCGTTTCGACACCGGCCGCGCCCCGGCCGGGCGGCAGATCCTCTGGGCATACTGCCACGTGCCCGCCGGATCAACCCGCGACATGGGCGGGGCCGTGACCGCCCAGCTGGAGCGCTTCGCACCCGGGTTCCGGGACGTGGTGGTGCAGAGACACGTGACCACGGCGGCGGAGCTTGCCAGCTACAACCGGAACTACGTGGGCGGAGATTTCAGCGCCGGCATCATGGATGTGCGCGGACTTGTGCAGCGCCCGGTGGTGTCCCGCGTTCCGTGGCGGACACCCGTGCCTGGCGTGTACCTCTGTTCCTCCTCCACACCGCCTGGCCCCGGTGTGACAGGGATGCCAGGGTATTTCGCCGCAAAATATGCCCTCAAGGACATATTTGGTCTGGAAGTCCCCCCGCTCGGGGTTTGA